A part of Nesterenkonia lutea genomic DNA contains:
- a CDS encoding MaoC/PaaZ C-terminal domain-containing protein: MVTRIEMPELSSLYGQAVLGAARSKLGGRLSTKGTGPELPRRTLAAQHLGVSVEQADRYRRLFGGEAFDGAHRSALPSVLVHIIGFPVQMALMSEADFPLPLMGLVHLSNTVEHLRPIAVQTPVQVLVTAANLRAHRRGTQVDIVVTVLEDSADPEDPAEQAVLWRGVSTYLSRGIHLAGEVEADTSAVARKDFIPPVKTASWRLGAGAGRSYAAVSGDYNPIHVSNLAAKALGMPSAIVHGMYAAGRMLEGREPEAAGHHWSIEFEAPITLPTTVAFAAQRLDADTLAFTGWNPRKSRRHFSAELHLR, translated from the coding sequence ATGGTCACCCGCATCGAGATGCCCGAACTGAGCAGCCTCTACGGCCAGGCGGTGCTGGGGGCTGCGCGCTCGAAGCTCGGCGGCCGGCTCAGCACGAAGGGCACAGGCCCCGAACTCCCGCGGCGGACTCTGGCGGCCCAACACCTTGGAGTCTCTGTGGAACAGGCGGACCGCTACCGCAGGCTCTTCGGCGGAGAAGCCTTCGACGGCGCGCACCGCAGCGCCCTGCCCTCGGTCCTGGTGCACATCATCGGCTTCCCGGTGCAGATGGCCCTGATGAGCGAAGCCGACTTCCCGCTGCCGCTGATGGGACTGGTCCATCTCTCCAACACGGTGGAGCACCTGCGCCCCATCGCCGTCCAGACTCCGGTGCAGGTGCTGGTCACCGCCGCGAACCTGCGCGCACATCGGCGCGGCACCCAGGTGGACATCGTGGTGACCGTGCTCGAGGACTCGGCGGATCCCGAGGATCCTGCTGAGCAGGCGGTGCTCTGGCGCGGGGTCTCGACCTATCTCAGCCGCGGCATCCATCTCGCCGGGGAGGTCGAGGCAGACACGAGCGCCGTGGCGCGGAAGGACTTCATCCCGCCGGTGAAGACCGCGTCCTGGCGGCTCGGTGCCGGTGCCGGGCGCTCCTATGCAGCGGTCTCGGGGGACTACAACCCCATCCATGTCTCGAACCTCGCGGCGAAGGCGCTGGGCATGCCCTCCGCCATCGTGCATGGGATGTACGCGGCGGGCCGGATGCTCGAGGGGCGGGAGCCTGAGGCCGCCGGGCACCACTGGTCCATCGAGTTCGAGGCGCCCATCACGCTGCCGACCACGGTGGCCTTCGCGGCGCAGCGTCTCGACGCCGACACCTTGGCCTTCACCGGGTGGAACCCGAGAAAGTCCAGGCGGCACTTCAGCGCAGAGCTGCACCTGCGCTGA
- the holA gene encoding DNA polymerase III subunit delta — protein sequence MATQRAGAPRSSASRGAKTAEGLDFRSLEPAPLILLKGGEDYLASRAVDRVKRALRREHPDLEYTRMDASAAAPGELATIASPSLFGEPRLILAEDLSAMNDTFLADALAYLDEESADVTLMLRHSGGNRGKKLLDALTRRAVVVDCTGAKNENEKLDFVRREFRAAGREILADAARALVAAEGSTLSDLGGACQQLMADVPGEITEEHVDRYHGGRVEATAFKVADAAFEGRQEVATRLYRHAIATGVSPIAVTAALARKGRHIAALVDHRGSPASLASSLGAAPWQLQQVAETARRWHPLRAAEAIEAVARADAEAKGASRTPEYAVERAITAIASAVGR from the coding sequence ATGGCGACACAGCGGGCAGGGGCTCCACGCAGCAGCGCGAGCCGGGGGGCGAAGACCGCCGAAGGACTGGACTTTCGCAGCCTGGAGCCCGCTCCGCTGATCCTGCTCAAGGGCGGCGAGGACTACCTCGCCAGCCGCGCCGTGGACCGGGTCAAGCGCGCGCTGCGCCGCGAGCACCCGGATCTCGAATACACCCGGATGGACGCCTCCGCCGCGGCGCCGGGCGAGCTCGCCACCATCGCCTCGCCCTCGCTCTTCGGCGAACCACGGCTGATCCTCGCCGAGGACCTCTCCGCCATGAACGACACCTTCCTCGCCGATGCCCTGGCCTACCTGGACGAGGAGTCCGCCGATGTCACACTCATGCTGCGGCACAGCGGAGGCAACCGGGGCAAGAAGCTGCTCGACGCGCTGACCAGGCGGGCCGTCGTCGTGGACTGCACCGGTGCCAAGAACGAGAACGAGAAGCTCGACTTCGTGCGCCGCGAGTTCCGAGCAGCCGGACGTGAGATCCTCGCCGACGCCGCCCGCGCGCTCGTGGCCGCCGAAGGCTCCACGCTCTCCGATCTCGGCGGGGCCTGCCAGCAGCTCATGGCCGACGTCCCCGGAGAGATCACCGAGGAGCATGTGGACCGCTATCACGGCGGCCGAGTCGAGGCCACGGCCTTCAAGGTCGCAGATGCCGCGTTCGAGGGCAGGCAGGAGGTCGCCACGCGGCTCTACCGGCACGCGATCGCCACCGGAGTCTCGCCCATCGCGGTCACCGCCGCGCTGGCCCGCAAGGGTCGGCATATCGCTGCTCTGGTGGACCACCGGGGCAGCCCCGCCTCGCTGGCATCCAGTCTGGGGGCGGCCCCCTGGCAGCTCCAGCAGGTGGCCGAGACGGCGCGCCGCTGGCACCCGCTGCGCGCTGCCGAGGCGATCGAGGCAGTGGCCCGCGCCGATGCCGAAGCCAAGGGCGCCTCCCGCACTCCGGAGTACGCGGTGGAGCGAGCCATCACCGCCATCGCCTCCGCCGTCGGGCGCTGA
- a CDS encoding acyl-CoA dehydrogenase family protein, which translates to MSHHQVTDPVDAHETADSVGEPRVDKKVMEDVLLGRFADTRRAARTLMKDPAFHKIEGQSKEDHRERVFKQMHLLAEDGAVHRAFPREFGGSDAHGANIAAFEELVTADPSLQIKAGVQWGLFAAAVMHLGSEDHHRRFLPGTMDLSAPGAFAMTEFGHGSDVAAIGTTATYDPDTEEFVLDTPFPAATKRYLGNAANDAKDAVVFAQLITNGVNHGVHCLYTHIRDEDGQPLEGITITDEGQKGGLNGVDNGCFTFEKVRVPRTNLLNRYGDVAADGTYTSPIDSPGRRFFTMLGTLVQGRVSLTGASVAASKLALIGAITYGNQRRQFNASSTIEEEVLLDYQLHQRRLLPRLATTFAANFAHENLLTKLDDVFSGKDDSDENRQELETLAAAIKSVTTWHALDTLQEAREACGGAGFISENRLVSLRADLDVYATFEGDNNVLLQLVAKRLLSDYAAEFKDADFGALSRFVANQAQSTVMNRFGLRRTFQSVQDTGDERRSANWFKQAEVQRQLLTERSRQMVIDVAGELRSASKLPAAKQAAIFNEHQFEIINAAKAHADLLLWESFTDALERVSDPGTKQIMTWLRDLYALTRIEETLDWYLLNGRISDQRARTLSPYINRLLRRLRPHAQDIVDSFGYSPEHVRMEITSGSEARRQEESMEYYRALRASPTAPVDEKLLHARRK; encoded by the coding sequence ATGTCACATCACCAGGTCACCGACCCCGTCGACGCCCACGAGACTGCCGACTCCGTCGGGGAGCCCCGGGTGGACAAGAAGGTGATGGAGGATGTCCTGCTCGGCCGGTTCGCCGACACTCGCCGGGCGGCCCGCACGCTGATGAAGGATCCTGCGTTCCACAAGATCGAAGGACAGAGCAAGGAAGATCACCGCGAGCGCGTCTTCAAGCAGATGCATCTGCTCGCCGAGGACGGTGCCGTGCACCGCGCCTTCCCCAGGGAGTTCGGTGGTTCCGACGCGCATGGGGCCAACATCGCCGCCTTCGAGGAGCTCGTCACAGCGGACCCCTCCCTGCAGATCAAGGCCGGTGTCCAGTGGGGACTCTTCGCCGCCGCCGTGATGCACCTGGGATCCGAGGATCACCACCGCAGATTCCTTCCCGGCACCATGGACCTCTCTGCTCCGGGCGCCTTCGCGATGACCGAGTTCGGGCACGGCTCCGACGTCGCCGCCATCGGCACCACCGCGACCTATGACCCGGACACCGAGGAGTTCGTCCTCGACACTCCGTTCCCCGCGGCGACCAAGCGCTACCTGGGCAATGCGGCGAATGACGCCAAGGACGCCGTCGTATTCGCCCAGCTGATCACCAACGGGGTCAACCACGGGGTGCACTGCCTCTACACCCATATCCGGGACGAGGACGGTCAGCCGCTTGAAGGCATCACCATCACCGACGAGGGCCAGAAGGGCGGCCTGAACGGGGTGGACAACGGGTGCTTCACCTTCGAGAAGGTCCGGGTCCCCCGGACGAACCTGCTCAACCGCTACGGCGACGTGGCCGCGGACGGGACCTACACCTCCCCCATCGACTCTCCCGGTCGGCGCTTCTTCACCATGCTCGGCACCCTGGTGCAGGGGCGCGTCTCGCTGACCGGCGCCTCGGTGGCGGCGTCGAAGCTCGCCCTCATCGGCGCGATCACCTACGGCAATCAGCGCCGCCAGTTCAATGCCTCCTCCACCATCGAGGAGGAGGTGCTGCTGGACTACCAGCTGCACCAGCGGCGACTGCTGCCGCGGCTGGCCACGACCTTTGCGGCGAACTTCGCCCACGAGAACCTGCTGACCAAGCTCGACGACGTGTTCTCCGGCAAGGATGACTCCGATGAGAACCGTCAGGAGCTGGAGACCCTCGCCGCGGCGATCAAGTCCGTCACCACCTGGCACGCCCTGGACACCCTGCAGGAGGCCCGCGAGGCGTGCGGCGGGGCGGGCTTCATCTCCGAGAACAGGCTGGTCTCGCTGCGCGCTGACCTCGATGTCTATGCCACCTTCGAAGGTGACAACAACGTGCTGCTCCAGCTGGTCGCAAAGCGTCTGCTCAGCGACTACGCCGCCGAGTTCAAAGATGCCGACTTCGGTGCGCTCTCCCGCTTCGTGGCCAACCAGGCGCAGTCCACCGTGATGAACCGCTTCGGTCTGCGGCGCACCTTCCAGTCCGTGCAGGACACCGGCGATGAGCGGCGCAGCGCCAACTGGTTCAAGCAGGCCGAGGTGCAGCGCCAGCTGCTCACCGAGCGGTCTCGGCAGATGGTCATCGATGTGGCCGGCGAGCTCCGCTCAGCCTCGAAGCTGCCCGCCGCGAAGCAGGCGGCGATCTTCAACGAGCATCAGTTCGAGATCATCAACGCGGCCAAGGCCCATGCTGATCTGCTGCTCTGGGAGTCCTTCACCGATGCCCTGGAGCGGGTGAGCGATCCGGGAACGAAGCAGATCATGACCTGGCTGCGCGACCTCTACGCGCTGACCCGCATCGAGGAGACCCTCGACTGGTACCTGCTCAACGGTCGCATCTCGGATCAGCGTGCGCGAACCCTGAGCCCGTACATCAACCGGCTGCTTCGACGCCTGCGTCCCCACGCCCAGGACATCGTCGACTCCTTCGGCTACTCCCCCGAGCATGTGCGCATGGAGATCACCTCGGGCTCCGAGGCGAGGCGACAGGAGGAGTCCATGGAGTACTACCGCGCACTGCGCGCCTCCCCGACCGCTCCGGTGGACGAGAAGCTTCTGCACGCACGGCGGAAGTGA
- a CDS encoding 3-oxoacyl-ACP reductase, protein MPRDIYTEFANTGLGRSLTKNLGLPQPAKLRRHRPGRALVEGPVVVLGSSEASAALAERMLGWDLDVRRHIGPKEKVAAVVACFDSVSTPAQLSAVVLELGSLLRQLMPSGRVITVFRDPAGTEDPAVRAARSAVQGLTRSTAHEMRAGGTANGIVLSDSLDASAPGAAGALRFLLSGRSAFVSGQFISVDTVNGALPNDWDLPLDGQVAVVTGAARGIGAAIARVLRRDGASVILVDIPAAGEQLAAVANEVSGTALQLDITAQDAGERILAHAAQHHGRLDIVVHNAGITRDKLLANMDEARWNSVIAVNIESQLRMNRAFLASALFNADAHGGAGMGPRIVSLASTSGIAGNRGQTNYAASKAGVMGMVAATSAQLASRHGTINAVAPGFIETEMTARMPLATREVARRLNSLNQGGLPVDVAETIAFLASPQAGGTSGLTLRVCGQNLVGA, encoded by the coding sequence ATGCCCAGGGACATCTACACCGAATTCGCCAACACCGGACTGGGTCGCAGCCTGACCAAGAACCTCGGTCTGCCGCAGCCCGCCAAGCTCCGCCGCCACCGACCGGGCCGCGCTCTCGTGGAGGGCCCGGTGGTGGTGCTCGGAAGCTCCGAAGCCTCCGCCGCGCTCGCCGAACGGATGCTCGGCTGGGATCTCGATGTGCGCCGCCACATCGGTCCCAAGGAGAAGGTCGCCGCCGTGGTCGCCTGCTTCGATTCTGTGTCGACCCCGGCCCAGCTCAGCGCGGTGGTGCTCGAACTGGGCTCGCTGCTCAGGCAGCTCATGCCCTCCGGCCGGGTCATCACGGTCTTCCGCGATCCCGCCGGCACAGAGGATCCCGCAGTGCGCGCCGCCCGGTCAGCGGTGCAGGGACTCACCCGCTCCACCGCCCACGAGATGCGCGCCGGAGGCACCGCCAACGGGATCGTGCTCTCCGATTCGTTGGACGCCTCGGCTCCAGGTGCCGCAGGAGCACTGCGCTTCCTGCTCTCCGGGCGGTCCGCCTTCGTCTCCGGCCAGTTCATCTCGGTGGACACCGTCAACGGGGCGCTGCCGAATGACTGGGACCTTCCCCTGGACGGTCAGGTCGCCGTGGTCACCGGTGCCGCCCGCGGCATCGGTGCGGCCATCGCCCGGGTGCTGCGCCGCGATGGCGCCTCCGTCATCCTGGTGGACATCCCTGCGGCCGGGGAGCAGCTGGCGGCCGTGGCCAACGAGGTCTCCGGCACCGCGCTGCAGCTCGACATCACCGCCCAGGACGCGGGGGAGCGCATCCTCGCCCATGCGGCCCAGCACCACGGCCGGCTGGACATCGTGGTGCACAACGCCGGCATCACGCGGGACAAGCTGCTGGCCAACATGGATGAGGCACGCTGGAACTCGGTGATCGCCGTGAACATCGAATCCCAGCTGCGCATGAACCGGGCCTTCCTGGCCTCCGCGCTCTTCAACGCCGACGCCCATGGCGGTGCCGGCATGGGGCCGCGCATCGTCTCGCTCGCCTCGACCTCCGGCATCGCTGGAAATCGCGGACAGACCAACTACGCGGCCTCCAAGGCCGGGGTCATGGGGATGGTCGCCGCCACCTCCGCGCAGCTGGCCTCTCGGCACGGCACGATCAATGCGGTCGCGCCCGGCTTCATTGAGACCGAGATGACGGCAAGGATGCCGCTCGCGACCCGCGAGGTCGCGCGGCGGCTCAACTCGCTGAATCAGGGCGGGCTGCCCGTGGACGTGGCGGAGACGATCGCGTTCCTGGCCTCTCCCCAGGCAGGCGGCACCTCGGGGCTCACCCTGCGGGTCTGCGGCCAGAATCTCGTGGGGGCCTGA
- the lepA gene encoding translation elongation factor 4, which yields MSPKATSTQVPAATDPGAIRNFCIIAHIDHGKSTLADRMLQLTGVVQARDMKAQYLDRMDIERDRGITIKSQAVRMPWELDGQTYAFHMIDTPGHVDFSYEVSRSLAACEGALLLVDAAQGIEAQTLANLYLAMENDLKIIPVLNKIDLPSAQPDKYAEEIAYLIGCEPEDVLRVSGKTGDGVEELLDKIVAEIPAPQGDADAPARAMIFDSVYDTYRGVVTFVRVVDGQLSHREKIKMMSTGATHELLEIGVSSPEPERTKGLGVGEVGYLITGVKDVRLSKVGDTVTAQNRPADEIIGGYDDPSPMVFSGLFPLDGSDFPVLREALEKLQLNDAALNFEPETSTALGFGFRVGFLGLLHLEITRERLESEYNLDLISTAPNVVYEVTAEDGTVHRVTNPSEFPEGKVNEIREPIVDATVIVPAEFIGPVMELCQSRRGSMEGMDYLSAERVEIRYKMPLAEIVFDFFDQLKSRTKGYASLNWQGIGQQAADLVKVDILLQGDQVDAFSAITHRDSAYAYGVKMASRLKELIPRQQFEVPIQAAIGSRIIARENIRAIRKDVLSKCYGGDISRKRKLLEKQKEGKKRMKMVGTVEVPQEAFIAALSSDEDAGKEKAGKK from the coding sequence GTGTCTCCGAAGGCCACCAGCACGCAGGTGCCCGCCGCAACTGATCCCGGTGCGATCCGGAACTTCTGCATCATCGCGCACATCGACCACGGCAAGTCCACGCTGGCAGATCGCATGCTGCAGCTCACGGGCGTGGTGCAGGCGCGCGACATGAAGGCTCAGTACCTGGACCGCATGGACATCGAGCGTGACCGCGGCATCACGATCAAGTCCCAGGCGGTGCGCATGCCCTGGGAGCTCGACGGGCAGACCTATGCCTTCCACATGATCGACACCCCCGGGCACGTGGACTTCTCCTACGAGGTCTCCCGCTCGCTGGCCGCCTGCGAAGGAGCCCTGCTCCTGGTCGACGCCGCGCAGGGCATCGAGGCGCAGACCCTGGCCAACCTCTACCTGGCCATGGAGAACGACCTGAAGATCATCCCGGTGCTGAACAAGATCGACCTCCCCTCCGCCCAGCCGGACAAATACGCTGAGGAGATCGCCTACCTCATCGGCTGCGAGCCCGAGGACGTGCTGCGCGTCTCCGGCAAGACCGGCGACGGCGTCGAAGAGCTGCTGGACAAGATCGTCGCCGAGATCCCCGCTCCGCAGGGCGATGCTGACGCCCCCGCCCGGGCGATGATCTTCGATTCCGTCTATGACACCTATCGCGGTGTGGTCACCTTCGTGCGGGTGGTGGACGGCCAGCTCTCCCACCGCGAGAAGATCAAGATGATGTCCACCGGTGCCACCCATGAACTGCTGGAGATCGGCGTCTCCTCTCCCGAGCCTGAACGCACCAAAGGTCTCGGCGTGGGCGAGGTCGGGTATCTGATCACCGGGGTGAAGGATGTCCGCCTCTCCAAGGTCGGGGACACGGTGACCGCGCAGAATCGTCCCGCGGACGAGATCATCGGCGGCTATGACGATCCCAGCCCGATGGTCTTCTCCGGGCTCTTCCCGCTGGACGGCTCCGACTTCCCGGTGCTGCGTGAAGCCCTCGAGAAGCTGCAGCTCAACGACGCCGCGCTGAACTTCGAGCCCGAGACCTCCACCGCACTGGGCTTCGGATTCCGGGTGGGCTTCCTCGGCCTGCTGCACCTGGAGATCACCCGTGAGCGACTGGAGAGCGAGTACAACCTCGATCTCATCTCCACCGCCCCCAACGTGGTCTACGAGGTCACTGCTGAGGACGGGACCGTCCACCGGGTCACCAACCCCTCAGAGTTCCCCGAAGGCAAGGTCAACGAGATTCGTGAGCCGATCGTGGACGCGACAGTGATCGTCCCGGCCGAGTTCATCGGTCCGGTCATGGAGCTCTGCCAGTCCCGGCGCGGCTCGATGGAAGGCATGGACTACCTCTCCGCAGAGCGCGTCGAGATCCGCTACAAGATGCCGCTGGCGGAGATCGTCTTCGACTTCTTCGATCAGCTGAAGTCCCGGACCAAGGGCTACGCCTCGCTGAACTGGCAGGGCATCGGCCAGCAGGCCGCTGACCTGGTGAAGGTGGACATCCTGCTGCAGGGCGACCAGGTCGACGCCTTCTCTGCGATCACTCACCGTGACTCTGCCTACGCCTACGGCGTGAAGATGGCCTCCCGGCTGAAGGAGCTGATCCCGCGGCAGCAGTTCGAGGTGCCGATCCAGGCCGCGATCGGCTCACGCATCATCGCGCGCGAGAACATCCGGGCTATCCGCAAGGATGTCCTCTCCAAGTGCTACGGCGGTGACATCAGCCGCAAGCGCAAGCTGCTGGAGAAGCAGAAGGAGGGCAAGAAGCGGATGAAGATGGTCGGCACCGTCGAGGTCCCGCAGGAGGCCTTCATCGCCGCGCTCTCCTCGGATGAGGACGCCGGCAAGGAGAAGGCTGGGAAGAAGTAG
- a CDS encoding acetyl-CoA C-acetyltransferase, whose amino-acid sequence MSAQNIRDAVIIGGNRIPFARAHTAYATAGNQDMLTSALNGLVARFGLQGEQLGTVAAGAVMKHSKNFNLTRESVLGTPLDPKTPAFDVQMACATGMEAIGSMANKIKLGQIDSAIAGGVDSISDAPIVVTDELRGILMEANRAKTMSQRLKAFAKIRPGHLAPQAPGVNEPRTGLSMGEHMAITAHAWGITRAEQDELALASHKNLAAAYERGFFDDLVTPFKGLNRDNNMRADSTMEKLGKLSPAFGKDLGEDATMTAANSTALTDGASAVLLGSEEWADQHDLPKLANFIDYEEGAVDFVDGAEGLLMAPAYAAARMLRRNNLSFSDFEYLEIHEAFASTVLAQIKAWESEEFCRNKLGLDSALGTIDRSRLNVNGSSLAAGHPFAATGGRIVGSLAKALHGKPGKLGFISVCAAGGQGITAIIEGR is encoded by the coding sequence ATGAGTGCACAGAACATCCGCGACGCCGTCATCATCGGCGGAAATCGCATCCCCTTCGCCCGGGCCCACACCGCCTACGCCACCGCCGGCAACCAGGACATGCTCACCTCCGCGCTGAACGGACTCGTGGCGCGCTTCGGCCTGCAGGGCGAGCAGCTCGGCACCGTGGCCGCAGGTGCGGTGATGAAGCACTCGAAGAACTTCAACCTCACCCGCGAATCCGTGCTGGGCACCCCGCTGGACCCGAAGACCCCGGCCTTCGACGTGCAGATGGCCTGCGCCACCGGCATGGAGGCCATCGGCTCCATGGCCAACAAGATCAAGCTCGGCCAGATCGACTCCGCCATCGCCGGCGGAGTGGACTCCATCTCCGACGCCCCGATCGTGGTCACCGACGAGCTGCGCGGGATCCTGATGGAGGCCAACCGGGCCAAGACGATGAGCCAGCGACTCAAGGCCTTCGCCAAGATCAGGCCCGGGCACCTGGCTCCGCAGGCCCCCGGCGTCAACGAGCCGCGCACCGGGCTCTCCATGGGCGAGCACATGGCGATCACCGCTCACGCCTGGGGAATCACCCGGGCGGAGCAGGACGAGCTGGCGCTGGCCAGCCACAAGAACCTCGCCGCCGCCTACGAGCGTGGATTCTTCGACGATCTCGTCACTCCCTTCAAGGGACTGAACCGGGACAACAACATGCGCGCCGACTCCACCATGGAGAAGCTGGGCAAGCTCTCCCCAGCCTTCGGCAAGGACCTCGGCGAGGACGCAACCATGACGGCCGCGAACTCCACGGCGCTGACCGACGGCGCCTCGGCGGTGCTGCTGGGCTCCGAGGAGTGGGCAGATCAGCATGACCTGCCCAAGCTCGCGAACTTCATCGACTACGAAGAGGGCGCCGTGGACTTCGTCGACGGAGCCGAGGGCCTGCTGATGGCACCCGCCTACGCGGCTGCACGCATGCTCCGGCGCAACAACCTCAGCTTCTCCGATTTCGAGTACCTCGAGATCCATGAGGCGTTCGCCTCCACAGTCCTGGCCCAGATCAAGGCCTGGGAGTCCGAGGAGTTCTGCAGGAACAAGCTGGGCCTGGACTCCGCGCTGGGGACCATCGACCGCAGCCGGCTCAACGTCAACGGCTCCTCGCTGGCCGCGGGACACCCCTTCGCCGCCACCGGCGGTCGCATCGTCGGTTCCTTGGCCAAGGCCCTGCACGGCAAGCCCGGCAAGCTCGGCTTCATCTCGGTCTGCGCGGCCGGCGGCCAGGGCATCACCGCGATCATCGAAGGACGGTGA
- the rpsT gene encoding 30S ribosomal protein S20, with amino-acid sequence MANIKSQKKRILTNEKSRQRNAGVKSQLRTAIKKVRNAVAAGDKDAAVSANREAARKLDKAVSKGVLHKNNAANRKSGLAAKVNAL; translated from the coding sequence GTGGCCAACATCAAGTCCCAGAAGAAGCGCATCCTCACCAATGAGAAGTCGCGCCAGCGCAATGCGGGTGTGAAGTCCCAGCTGCGCACAGCCATCAAGAAGGTGCGCAACGCTGTCGCCGCCGGCGACAAGGACGCAGCGGTCTCCGCCAATCGAGAGGCAGCGCGCAAGCTTGACAAGGCTGTCTCCAAGGGCGTTCTGCACAAGAACAACGCCGCCAACCGCAAGTCCGGTCTGGCCGCCAAGGTCAACGCACTCTGA